The following DNA comes from Saccharomyces mikatae IFO 1815 strain IFO1815 genome assembly, chromosome: 8.
CCATAAACAATCTCGAGCTTCACTCCTCTGTTAACACAGCTACATATACTTTTGTGCTTAAGAAAAGTTGGCAGGCGTGAGCCGTATTGAAAGGTTAGCAAGTCAATATCCAGATTTGTGGTTGATAGAGTAAGACCCTTTTCGCTGATTGGCAGCGCTGCTACAATATCAAAGGCCTGGCTTATCTTGGAAAGAGACTGCCCTTTTGAAGGATCGTCGATGATTAATGTAATCCTGCTATACAATTTTAGCCCCGTATTAGCCATCAACACCCCAAACCTTTCTTTAATATGAATGGGGTTTAAcatttttatatctttgggaaatttttcactgtGGTTGACCGTAAAATTAATGGCAATGTGTGTATACCCCAATATATGCATTGTGGTTAGTGTTTTTGTCAAATTATTTATTGCCTGGGAGGTAACTTTATCCGCATAACTGTTCTGCGGCCACGGCACATTCAAATCTACCAGCATTCTTGGTTTTACAGGTGCTCTGTCCTTTGTTGTCTGTATTTGTTCAGGATAGTTATTTCTTATTATTAGTtgaatgaaatttttttattctgcGAGACGAGAATATGGCATCGCCCATAAATagatttttcatatttttgcCAGTAAAATagcaaaagagaaaggagATGTAGTCGACATATTATATCACAATTATAATCCGGAAGGCTCGTTCAAATGAGCCATCGAGCGTTTATATTTATCGGTATGTGTTTATGTATGTACGTAAGCATTTGGCCGAGATCCTATGTCTTCTTAGTCCTTTCTCCAGTCGCCGTTGATGCTTCTGGATCTGTTCAATGCTAGTCTCAAACTAGCCAATTCACTAATAGTTTTATTAACTTTGCAACAGTTTGGATCTAGATTCAAGTTGGTGGCCAATTTAACCACATAACCATTGATATACTCAATTTCAATATCCCTCAAGAACAAAGTGTCCTGTCTCATTGAACTACTGTTTTTAGAATTAACTTCACAACCAATTCTAGTGACTTCAGAGACCATATTATCGGTAGTTAATATTGAATTGATGTCCATTTCTGGGTATTCTTCATTACCGTTGAATTTGTCACGGTAATCAAATAATGGCTTATAAGCCAACCTCAATATTTGTAAACACTCATCAATTATTGAAGTAAAAACTGGACCACAATCGTCTTTCATTTCGCCATTGAGACAATCTAAAATAGCCGTAACTGGATTTATGCACGCGTTAACTAAGAACTTAAATAGTTGGCCGAATAGCATTTCTTGGTAAGTGGTGTGTTCTATTCCAAATTCTTTGGCAAATTTCGGTTCTGTTAATAACTTTACTAAAGAGTTTTTGGCAGCATCGTTTTCAACTACGGActtcttttgaatcatGTCATTATCTGTCCAAGGCAATCTGGCAACCTTCATACCGGCCCACCCGGCGTGATTAAAGATGCCTGCCTTGTCCTGATAAACACCATGAGAGATGACACCTTGAAATAAACGAGGTCTATTTTTTGAATCGGtaaatatttcttcttttaacaGTTCTAAAACACCTAGTCCATTTTGAATCAGAATCAAATTTgtattttcattgatgTAAGGCAAATAGGGAGCCAGTGCTTCCTTTGTTTGGTAAGTCTTTGTAGTGACGACTAAATTGTCAATAGGCTTTTTGGAGAATGTTTCAGGGCATTCGCTTTGCTCAACCGGATACGATAATAGTGGTGAACCTTTCGCATAAATTTTACGAATCGATACTTTGTTCTCGTTGGCCTTCTGAAATTGTGCAAGTCTTTCTTGTGATCTAAATAATGGCACAACAAGGGCATTGGTGAATCTGAGAAGGTCCACGGCCAAAACGGTACCCATGGCACCCAATCCAAGGATATGAATAGTGCTTCTTTGTGGAGCAGTCATGTTATGTTAGCTTTTTTCTATGTATGTtgtatatactttttcttatcGTTATAAAATCATACAAAGTAGAGGTTACAGTGTACAGCATCTTTATACTTCAATGTTACTTCACCGAACTTGATATTACGATAAGACTTCTCGAGAAGCCGTTAGCAGCGCcccataaaaaaaaaaaggaaaccGTAAGAAATGAAATACTTCAAGTAAATGAGGCATGGTTCATTAGCGAACAGTAAACAGCATCATAGTTTTCCTGATTCACGATTCTTGAATCAGATATTATATActctttcttgaaaaatggtATAGTTCCAtcatgtatatatttttctgtacatatatatttatacaCTACATCTTAAAGTGTTCTATAATTCACCCTTGACAGCATTGCCAGTTTTCAAATCTCTACCTGTGACCTTTAAAGCACCATCTTTGTTaatgttgaaaataatttCAATGCCATCAACATTCTTGATACCTAATTCCATCAATTTCGTACCTAAAGTATATAGTTTTTCTCTGACGACTTCAGGTTCATCGTCGGACCATTCACTttcatcgtcttcttcaccaCTTTCCTCTTTTGGAGCTGGCTCCAAGGTCTTCTCTTCGATATGATGGTCACCTTCATAAACGCCAATCAAGAAATCGCCTTTGGCATGTTTCAAAGtcactttcttttgtaCAGGGAACGAAGTTTCAGCAAGCAATACTGGGTGGAATTCGCCCTTAGCACCAAGCAAACCAATTGCTTTCTTTAAATGTGGAgtattgatgataactgGCTGCAAAGCTTCGGCTAATTCGTCAGCATCGTAATCGCTAATCAGTCTTGCTTGCAAAGCGGCACCAGATGCGGCCAACTCGTTTGGATTATTAGAAGCGTTCTTGTTCTGTGGACCAAGGATTTCAACAGATTCTGGCAATGTATATTCCAAGTTAGTGGTCAATTTTGGAGTAAATGATACACCACCTGTTAAAAGAACAGCGTTAATGTCTAATGGATCTAATTCTGCCTTGGCAATGACAGAATCAAtgaaagaggaaaattGAGCAAAGACTTTGTTAGCCACCAATTCGTATCTCATTCTGTTGATGGAAGCGTGATAATCAAAACCATCGGCTAATGAATCAATGGAAATGGTAGCTGAAGTAGCATTGGATAGTGTCTTCTTAGTAATGGAAGAGTTGGCCTTTAATTTGGCCAAAGATCtagcattttttcttggattGGCTTGATACTTCTTCTGGAATTCACTAGCAAAATATTCGACTAATTCAGTGTCCAAGTTGTCACCACCGAGGTTAAAGTCATGAGCAGTCGATAAAATAGTGAAAACACCATTACGAACGGCAATAACAGCGGCATCAGATCTGATACCACCGAAATCGGCAATAACCACGTTAACGTCATTTTCGAATGGGAATTGCTCAGTATGAGCTAATAGAGCCGCAGAAGGttcattgatgaattgaaCGATTTTCAAACCAATTTTGGCGGCAGATGCCTTCAGTGCGACCTTTTGTTCCTCACTAAAGTTGGTTGGAACTGTCAATACGGCTTCCTTGACGGTGGAACCAATATAATCTTCGGCAGCCAACTTTAATCTGTTCAAATGTCTAGAAACAACTTCATCAACAGtaagttcttcttccttaCCTTCACCTCTTGCAATAACAAACCCAACTTTACCGTCGATCTCAACAGCTGGGGCACCGTTAGCGCATTTGCTGACATCACACTTTTCGAATGGCAAACCAATGAAGTCACGGAAATTGATGATAGTATTTTTTGGATTTCTGATCAATTGTTGTAAAGCTTGACCACCATGATATTCATCTTCACCTACGTACGACAAAGCGGATGGGATGGCACGTTCACCATCAGGATTAGCAATGACATCAACATCGTTCTTTGGATTGATGTAGGCAATGGAAGAAGAGGTGTTACCGAAGGTGATACCGATCACGGGAGAGGACATCTTGTTCGTTGTTCTGGTTGTAACTGTGCTAGTAGAAATCACAATAAATTTACaggaaattcaaaatatgCTGTAGAGGCCAGCTTACTACAGTGGATTTCATATACCATCTTGCCTCATCATCtcttggaaaaaatttcacaTCGCATtcgacgaagaagaagatcaaTTCACGTACATAGTGACAGTTGTTTTTTACTGATCGTTGAATAATCTTATTACGCGAAATGAGTTACGAATGGTTCGGGAAACAAACGGGAAATAAATATGAAATGGTAAGCGCTTTCATTTATATCACAGTATATCtatataaaaaacaaatagaTGAATGTATCTAAGTGAACCTAGGACTCCGGTATTTAAAATTTGGGGTATATCCCAACCTTTTTACCTTTCTCCCATATCCATGTTTTCTCTTGTCATcattcttcctcttcttcctttacCTCTGGcaattttttccttatttCTTCTGTTCATTTCCATGACAACTTCCCCATTTGCCTTGTCGACCGAATCTCTTAAAGTTAGTATAATGTTCTTGTCTACATTTTCTTTCGGTAGTTTCTTGCCCaaaacttcttcaattcttaGGATCAACTCCAAATCATATTGGGATACCAGCGATATAGATTTTCCTGACCTACCAGCCCTTGCAGTTCTTCCCACACGATGAATGTAGGACTTTGAATCCACGGGAATATCATAGTTTACAACTATATCTACGGATGGAATATCCAACCCTCTAGCAGCGACATCAGTGGCTACAAGAATAGACCTTTTACCTGCCTTGAAAAGATCAAGAGCACCCATCCTTTGGTTTTGATTTAGATCACCGTGCAATGCAGTGGCACTAAACTCTAACAAATTGCATAATCCTGACAATCTTTCAGCGTTGGCCTTTGTTCTCGTAAAAATAATCATCGTTTTCCCAATGAATTCatttaataaataaattagGTAAGTGTTCTTAAGACCACCTGGAACAACCATCAGCGTTTGCACTAATGTATCTACAGTTTGGTATTTATTCGATACAGCACATTTCACAGGGTTTGTCAAACTGGCTCTTTGTAATTTGTCAATCTTAGAAGTCATGGTGGCAGAAAATAGATAAGTTGTTCTTTCTTGGGTTGgaattattttcaaaattctatCAAGAACAGGCCCAAATTCCATGTCTAACAATCTATCAGCTTCATCCATAACCAGGAATTTTAGTTTTCTTAAAGAAAATCCTTTGGTGTTCTCCAAATGATCCATTAATCTACCAGGTGTAGCAATGATAATATGTGGCTTTCTCATTAAGTCTCTGGCTTGATCCATCATATTCATACCACCCACAATGCACGTGGATCTTACGCCCATCAACGATCCTAATGAGtcaaaagtttctttaatttgttgAGCCAATTCTCTTGTTGGGGCAAGAATACATGCATAGTATGGTTCCTGATCATGCCATAAACGATTTAAAATTGGGATGGCAAATGCAGCAGTCTTACCGGAACCTGTTTGAGCTAGTCCAATTATATCATGACCTTCCAGTGCTGGGGGAATTGACTTGGATTGAATAGGCGTGGGTTTAGAATAATTCAAGTTTTTGCATGCTTGGATCAATTCAGGAACCAAATTTAGCTCGCTAAaggtttcaaaagattcatCCTCATTAACATTTTCGTTTTCCGTTGAAGATatcgttttcattttcggtTTCAAagtctttttctctttgacgctaacattttcttcagaatCTGACTCTGAACCACCTTCTCTTTCTGCATCTATATGCTGTTTTTGGTTCTCAAGGGCCTTTGCCCTAATCTTTTCGGCCAAAGAAGTTAATTCATTAGCagtcttcttttccttcttcttaACAATTCCAGACATTTGTGTAACTTGCTTGGTAATTTCTCTTGTcaaatatagatatatagtAATGAGTAGAAGCGTTATATAgttacatatatatttgttaaTCCTAAATGCTCATCGATCAAATTAAATTTTCTATTCTATATCATCTCCAACGaaagtgaaatttttcaatgaaaaaaaatgagaagaaGCTCATCTCATCGCAATATTTGTTTGTGATATCTGCTTTTAAGTTCGAGGAATTACTACTGATAAAGAAGGAAATATCCAGCATAGAGAAAACTCCTATAATTCAAGATGGCCAAGAgaagacaaaagaaaagaacacATGCTCAAATCACGCCTGAGCAGGAACAAGGTATTCCTAAATCAATGGTCATTAGAGTGGGTCAAACTTCATTGGCAAACCACTCGTTGAATCAATTAGTAAAGGATTTCCGTCAAATTATGCAGCCACATACAGCTATTAAACTGAAAGAGCGTAAATCCAATAAACTAAAAGATTTCGTCGTTATGTGTGGGCCATTAGGTGTTACTCATCTTTTCATGTTCACCCAATCTGAAAAGACAGGAAATGTGTCGCTAAAGATAGCAAGAACTCCGCAGGGTCCTACTGTTACTTTTCAAGTACTGGACTATTCTCTGGGTAAAGATATTaagaagtttttgaaaaggccAAAATCGTTGAATAACGATGATGTGTTAAACCCACCATTGTTAGTTCTGAATGGGTTTACcacatcaaaaaaatctggtGAAGATGATCAGAACGTAAATGTAGAAAAGGTTATTGTTTCCATGTTTCAGAATATTTTTCCACCTCTAAATCCGGCTAGAACTTCATTGAATTCTATCAAACGTGTATTTATGATCAATAAGGATAGAGAAACGGGAGAAATATCTATGCGTCATTACTTCATTGATATCAGAGAAGTGGAGATTTCtagaaatttgaaaaggctTTATAAAGCAAAAAACAATTTAAGTAAAACAGTGCCGAATCTACATCGAAAAGAAGACATATCTTCGTTGATATTAGATCATGATTTAGGTGCCTACACATCTGAAtctgaaattgaagatgatgctATTGTGAGGGTCGTTGATAATCAGGATGTGAAGGCAAAGCATTCTCAAAATTCCAAATCGCAAAGGACTCCAGTCGAAAAggttgatgatgaagagcatggaaaagaaaaagaagatgaagatgaagatgtagAAATGAAGGAGGCCAAGCAATCAGAAACCTCTCAACCAACTCCACGTAAGAAGGCTATCAAGCTGACAGAATTAGGGCCGAGACTAACCCTAAAATTAGTTAAAATAGAAGAAGGTATCTGTTCAGGCAAGGTGTTACATCATGAATATGTTCAAAAGTCaagtgaagaaatcaaagctTTGGAAAAGAGGCACGCCGTGAAGATGAGACTCAAGGagcaaagaaagaaggagcaagaagaaaacattgCCAAAAAGAAGGCTGTTAAGGACGCCAAAAAGCAACGTAAattggaaagaagaaaagccAGAGCAGCAGAAGAGGGTGAAGGGGAAGACAAAGATGATACTATGAACGATGATGAGACTTCTTCTAGTGAAGATGAGCATTATAGCGACGTACCAGATGATCTAGATAGTGATTTATACAGTGAAGTCGAATAGGCAGCTCTTCAGTACCAAAATATTTCAGTTCAAAGCTGGTTATTTGTCAAAGCACGTATACTTCTTCACTTTAGATAACTTGCATACTTAATACATAAGTTTTATCAAATATAGAACACAAGTTTTTTGTGTTTAAGTTATACGTCTAAAGTCAAACATCGATCTCAGAAGAcatgtgaaaaaaaaatctaattTACCTTTTTTGGGCCACTTTaacttattattatatgCATAGAAGGGGCTGGGACATTTCAAGAGGGTGCTTTTTCGAAGGTTGACCTACCAAAATGTTATCCACAACTTGGATTTTCAAGGATATTCTATCTAGGCACCGAGTTAAGGCGTTCGATAGTTTACTTTCGAGAAAACTCCCTGtatcaaaaacaacaaagCATCTTCAACTAGGAGAgcatttccttttcttctcgCCCTCATTTGATAAGCTTGATACAGATGGTTACTTCAGCTACCAAAGCCCTGCCATTCTGCTAGGGAACCCTGATTTGCATTATTGTAGAAGAATTTGGGGACAAGGAGAGATTATTCAATATTCACCCCTCCTCTTAGACCAGGAATATGCATGCCACGAATCtattaaatatataaaaaaacttcGAGACGAGCATGTTGTCTGCATTGAAAGGGCACTCATGCAAACAAGCTCTGAAAACGCGTTCAACAAATCTGGCGTTTGTTTATTAGAGAGAAGAGTGTTGATGTATACCAATTCTTTTGCCAATAAGACTACAACAAGGGCATTAACGGAAAAGGAAGATTATAGAAGCCTACTAAATTTTACTGTTACTGATATGGATATTGTAGCATATGGTCAGCTGTCTTTGAATCCGCATCGAATTCATTGGGACAGAGGATACAGCCGCCACGTTGAGGGGTACAATGATATCATCATGCAGGGCCCCTTCTCGGTACAATTATTACTGAAATGCATCCAACCACTCCTGGACAAGCCAATCAGACAATTGCGGTATCGCAATTTGAATTATATATATCCTAACACGACTTTAAGCATATGTCAATCCCTGAACTCCTCGGATAAAAAGTGCAAGTTTCAAATTAGGGACCTCCAGGAAACCAATCTAGTTTACTTGGTAGCTGAAGctatcttttgaaaatgacgAAGATGTAATCTTCATAGGTAACCATGGCTGCGCGTtgctttcttcttgaaacTGTGAGTTTGGTTGGTCAACCTCAGAATACCACGAACGAGATGACCATGATATCTCGCCATCACCAGTTTGAAGGTAAACGCATTGCGGGAGGAATCGAAAaaaggtgaaaaaaaaaatcaaaaagataaaaagtAAAGTGAAAAACGAAAAGTAGTGAATATTACTGTTGCTGCTCAAAGTGTTTTTTTGAATCTCATCCAGAGCAAACCGCATAGGAAGAAGTGCTTTTACTAAGTCAACATATACACGAGTCAAAGTGAATGTCCAATATCAACGAAAAACTACCAGAATTATTGCAAGACGCAGTCTTGAAAGCGTCGGTTCCTGTTCCAGATGACTTCGTCAAGGTTCAAGGTATTGACTATTCAAAGCCTGAAGCCACTGATATGAGGGCAACCGACTTAATTGAAGCCATGAAGACCATGGGTTTCCAAGCTAGTTCTGTGGGCACTGCTTGTGAAATTATCGACAGTATGAGATCATGGAGAGGTAAGCACATTGACGAATTGGACGaccatgaaaaaaaaggttgCTTCGATGAGGATGGGTACCAAAAGACGACTATCTTTATGGGTTATACTTCTAACTTGATTAGTTCTGGTGCACGTGAAACCTTACGTTACTTGGTCCAGCATAAGATGGTCGATGCTGTTGTTACTTCCGCTGGTGgtgtagaagaagatttaaTTAAATGCCTTGCTCCAACTTATTTGGGTGAATTTGCATTGAAAGGTAAGTCATTACGTGATCAAGGTATGAATCGTATTGGTAATTTACTGGTTCCAAATGATAATTACTGTAAGTTTGAGGAATGGATCGTTCCAATTTTGGACAAAATGTTGGAAGAACAGGATGAATACGTACAAAAGCACGGTGTTGACTGTTTGGAAGCAAACCAAGATGTGGATTCGCCAATCTGGACTCCATCAAAGATGATTGATCGTTTCGGTAAGGAAATCAATGATGAATCATCTGTTTTGTACTGGGCACACAAGAACAAAATTCCTATCTTTTGTCCATCTTTGACTGACGGTTCGATCGGTGACATGTTGTTTTTCCATACTTTCAAAGCATCACCTAAACAACTTAGAGTAGACATTGTAGGAGACATCCGCAAAATCAACTCAATGTCCATGGCCTCTTATAGAGCTGGTATGCTTATCTTGGGTGGTGGTTTAATTAAACATCACATTGCCAATGCCTGTTTAATGAGAAATGGTGCTGATTATGCCGTTTACATTAATACTGGTCAAGAGTATGATGGTTCTGATGCAGGTGCTAGACCTGACGAAGCAGTTTCTTGGGGCAAAATCAAGGCTGAAGCCAAATCTGTCAAACTTTTTGCTGATGTAACCACGGTTCTCCCACTGATTGTTGCTGCCACTTTTGCCAGTGGTAAACCAATCAAAAAAGTTAagaattaatgaaaaaatttgacatgaaatatttgatatgaaaaaaaatgaatcgATTTGATCCTTTTTGCTTGAAAAGATTTGTTTTGATATAGAGATAAATAAGAAATGAACatataatattatcaaaaagtATGATTGAATGTTTGcgataaaaatgaattaACTGCATTTCTATAGCTGCTGATCCTGTTTGTGTGTGTCTGGCAATAAActtgtatatataatttaCCTACGGCGTGTgacatttatatattggTGAATAGCagattttatatattcttattGGTTACCATTACCTCTCATTTTCTCGGCGGTTAGGATATCATTGCCAATGGATTCCATCACGTTTTTCTCAATCAGCTCACCTATATTGGGATACACCATACTAGCTTCGTAAGCGCTCACTATACGTTGTTGAGTAATGCCAATTTCGCAGAACGCCAATGCTTTGATCACGTTTGCATATCGACAAATTGTTTGTCGTATACTGTTTGATATCGAGGAGTCGTTTTCGTCTGAGTATATTTGCCATgaagattcttcttctagtcTTGTTATGGAGGGATTTAATGATACCGCACCAGTGGGCCCAGGTGATTTACTCGAGGCATTGTTGTTGGCAGCGGGCGTGTCCCTTGCTAGGTCCATCTGAGATGTTTTCCGTAACCATATGTAACCATTTACTCCAAGAACCACAGTTATGTTACCAGGTAAATTATGGGTATGATTTTTGGCTCTAACAATTAACGAGCTTGGAACCTGGCAAAACATTCCGTTTCTTAGCTTTCCGTATTTTAGAGACCTTGTATGTAACGAAGCACTACCATCTTGGAATAATGACTGTACTTCTGCGTTCAGAAGATCTCCTTCTTTAAGGAAGCTTCTCATCTGCAGTTCGTCAGTTTCGgattttcttcttaaaaTACCACCTGGTAAATTAACGGAACCCAACATAAGCACTGCGTGTTGCTTACCACCAATGTCTACTTTCCATCTCTTATTACCCACTTCAGCAATCCTTCCCACAATGTGGTCTCCAGTTTCTGGGGCATAACGACCTTTCAATGGAATAACTGACAGCAGTCTATTGACACGGGATACCATACCGGCAACGGACGAGTAAGTCATATTATCAAGGAAATAAGTACCGTGACCCCTCATCCAGATGGGGTCATCAGTAACCAATTCACCTGGTGTTACTATTTGAGAATCAGACTGGTCTCTAGAAGATGAGTTTACATCCGGCAAGTATACATCTTGTTCATCATCCTCGTCATCTGATATTCCTGTGTTGTTATATGATAAATTAGATGAATTTTGGAAGGCACCATTCCGTTTAGTAATTGTGATAACTTCTGACATGTCTGTTTACCCCTCTGAGACTACGAAACGAGTCCGCCAAAGAGCACTTCTTACTGGaaggattttttttcagtccTGGTTTTGATTCTCTTGTGTTTTTTCTCTCAGCTCATCGCTCAGTTCCGtaatgtgaaaaaaaaaaaagaaaaagtgaagaCCTTTTCACTGAGAAATATGTCAGTTTAAACCAGAGCTAACGGTAAGGACAGTTTTCATTGCATGAAAATCGCACGACCATTATTTCAAAGTGTTAATAGACTAATTAGATCGTGCAAGATGTCAGGAGTATTCCCATACCACCCGCCTGTAAACCGCGAAATGCAAGAGTTGGACAGGTCATTCTTTGTTACCAAGATATCAATGTGTGCAGTCAAGTTCCCCGAGCCCAAGAATATCAGTgtcttttccaaaaacttCAAGGATTGTATCTTGAGGGTGCCACGTATCCCACACGTGGTTAAGTTGAATGCTGCCAAGCCGGTGGAGGAACCTACCACCGTGCAGACCAAAAAGCTAAAGACCACAGATGGCTACAATGGCACGATAACAAAAGGTGTGCTGCTGCATGAATCAATTCACAGCGTGGAGGATGCGTATGCCAAATTGCCCGAAGAGGCTTTGGCGTTTCTCAAGGAAAACAGAGCCGAGATTGTAGCACATGTATACGTGCTCGACTACGATTTCTGGAAGGCCGAGGAGATCCTTCGAGCAGTATTGCCTGAGCAGTTTTTGGAAGAAGTCCCAACAGGGTTCACTATTACAGGCCACATCGCACATTTGAACCTGCGCAGCGAGTTCAAGCCATTCGACTCGCTCATCGGACAAGTAATCCTCGAcaagaacaacaaaatcGAATGCGTTGTGGACAAAGTCAGCTCCATTGCCACACAGTTCAGGACTTTTCCTATGAAAGTCATTGCTGGCAAAAGCAATGACTTAGTGGTCGAACAGAAGGAGTCCAACTGTACCTTCAAATTCGACTTCAGCAAGGTCTACTGGAACTCCAGACTGCACACAGAGCATGAAAGACTGGTCAAACAGTACTTCCAGCCTGGCCAAGTCGTGTGTGACGTCTTTGCCGGCGTGGGACCCTTTGCCGTACCCGCCGGCAAGAAAGATGTCATTGTTTTGGCCAACGATCTCAATCCGGAGAGCTACAAGTACTTGCAAGAAAACATCGCGCTAAACAAGGTCACAAAAACTGTGAAGTCCTTCAACATGGACGGTGCTGACTTCATCCGCCACTCGCCACAGTTATTACAACAATGGATCCAGCATGAAGAAGGTGGTAAAATTAAAATTCCTTTGCCAGTGAAGAAACGACACAGGTCACAACAACCCCAAGAACAGCAACCGCCACAACCGCTCATCAAAGAGCTCATAATTCCGTCGCAAATTAGTCACTATGTCATGAATCTACCGGATAG
Coding sequences within:
- the HTD2 gene encoding hydroxyacyl-thioester dehydratase HTD2 (similar to Saccharomyces cerevisiae HTD2 (YHR067W); ancestral locus Anc_5.341), with amino-acid sequence MLSTTWIFKDILSRHRVKAFDSLLSRKLPVSKTTKHLQLGEHFLFFSPSFDKLDTDGYFSYQSPAILLGNPDLHYCRRIWGQGEIIQYSPLLLDQEYACHESIKYIKKLRDEHVVCIERALMQTSSENAFNKSGVCLLERRVLMYTNSFANKTTTRALTEKEDYRSLLNFTVTDMDIVAYGQLSLNPHRIHWDRGYSRHVEGYNDIIMQGPFSVQLLLKCIQPLLDKPIRQLRYRNLNYIYPNTTLSICQSLNSSDKKCKFQIRDLQETNLVYLVAEAIF
- the DYS1 gene encoding deoxyhypusine synthase (similar to Saccharomyces cerevisiae DYS1 (YHR068W); ancestral locus Anc_5.343) — protein: MSNINEKLPELLQDAVLKASVPVPDDFVKVQGIDYSKPEATDMRATDLIEAMKTMGFQASSVGTACEIIDSMRSWRGKHIDELDDHEKKGCFDEDGYQKTTIFMGYTSNLISSGARETLRYLVQHKMVDAVVTSAGGVEEDLIKCLAPTYLGEFALKGKSLRDQGMNRIGNLLVPNDNYCKFEEWIVPILDKMLEEQDEYVQKHGVDCLEANQDVDSPIWTPSKMIDRFGKEINDESSVLYWAHKNKIPIFCPSLTDGSIGDMLFFHTFKASPKQLRVDIVGDIRKINSMSMASYRAGMLILGGGLIKHHIANACLMRNGADYAVYINTGQEYDGSDAGARPDEAVSWGKIKAEAKSVKLFADVTTVLPLIVAATFASGKPIKKVKN
- the RRP4 gene encoding exosome non-catalytic core subunit RRP4 (similar to Saccharomyces cerevisiae RRP4 (YHR069C); ancestral locus Anc_5.345); amino-acid sequence: MSEVITITKRNGAFQNSSNLSYNNTGISDDEDDEQDVYLPDVNSSSRDQSDSQIVTPGELVTDDPIWMRGHGTYFLDNMTYSSVAGMVSRVNRLLSVIPLKGRYAPETGDHIVGRIAEVGNKRWKVDIGGKQHAVLMLGSVNLPGGILRRKSETDELQMRSFLKEGDLLNAEVQSLFQDGSASLHTRSLKYGKLRNGMFCQVPSSLIVRAKNHTHNLPGNITVVLGVNGYIWLRKTSQMDLARDTPAANNNASSKSPGPTGAVSLNPSITRLEEESSWQIYSDENDSSISNSIRQTICRYANVIKALAFCEIGITQQRIVSAYEASMVYPNIGELIEKNVMESIGNDILTAEKMRGNGNQ
- the TRM5 gene encoding tRNA (guanine) methyltransferase (similar to Saccharomyces cerevisiae TRM5 (YHR070W); ancestral locus Anc_5.346) encodes the protein MKIARPLFQSVNRLIRSCKMSGVFPYHPPVNREMQELDRSFFVTKISMCAVKFPEPKNISVFSKNFKDCILRVPRIPHVVKLNAAKPVEEPTTVQTKKLKTTDGYNGTITKGVLLHESIHSVEDAYAKLPEEALAFLKENRAEIVAHVYVLDYDFWKAEEILRAVLPEQFLEEVPTGFTITGHIAHLNLRSEFKPFDSLIGQVILDKNNKIECVVDKVSSIATQFRTFPMKVIAGKSNDLVVEQKESNCTFKFDFSKVYWNSRLHTEHERLVKQYFQPGQVVCDVFAGVGPFAVPAGKKDVIVLANDLNPESYKYLQENIALNKVTKTVKSFNMDGADFIRHSPQLLQQWIQHEEGGKIKIPLPVKKRHRSQQPQEQQPPQPLIKELIIPSQISHYVMNLPDSAISFLGNFRGIFATYAHSTTESIKMPWVHVHCFEKYPPGEDVTDHELHVRVHARIVAALNITVDDLPLSAVSLHLVRKVAPTKPMFCASFQLPATV